A window of the Cystobacter fuscus genome harbors these coding sequences:
- a CDS encoding MnhB domain-containing protein, with amino-acid sequence MKSFIPSTSRVVLLPALVVAVAVWLKGYVEAGDSFGAGVLGALAVLLQYVASGRQEARRLPGVRYAPQVAGVGLLLLLGVAFGPLVWGAAPVTHYPRPGGVVTHFGTLEFHTSVLFDAGIFLVVMGFIVTAIDGLVAQSHRRG; translated from the coding sequence ATGAAGTCCTTCATCCCCTCCACGTCCCGGGTGGTGTTGCTGCCCGCGCTGGTGGTGGCGGTGGCGGTGTGGCTCAAGGGCTACGTGGAGGCGGGGGACAGCTTCGGCGCGGGCGTGCTGGGGGCGCTCGCGGTGCTGTTGCAGTACGTGGCGAGCGGGAGGCAGGAGGCGCGGCGTCTGCCCGGCGTGCGCTACGCGCCCCAGGTGGCCGGCGTGGGCCTGCTGCTGTTGTTGGGCGTGGCCTTCGGGCCGCTCGTGTGGGGAGCCGCGCCGGTGACGCACTACCCGCGCCCGGGCGGAGTCGTGACGCACTTCGGCACGCTGGAGTTCCACACCTCCGTCCTCTTCGACGCGGGCATCTTCCTGGTGGTCATGGGCTTCATCGTGACGGCCATCGATGGGCTGGTGGCGCAATCCCACCGGAGGGGGTAG
- a CDS encoding PIN domain-containing protein encodes MPFIVLYDACVLHPAPLRDLLVRLGLSGLCQAKWTRRILDECFRGIARRRPDLDPGRLARSRQLLETAIPDVNVEGYEDLIESIHGLPDVDDRHVVAAAIRCGAQVIVTSNLKDFPSPVLDRYGMEAQHPDDFVRNLIGLDEATVVQIIRAQAAILSAPPRTPADILERLHDNGLSVSVARLKQLLGV; translated from the coding sequence ATGCCGTTCATCGTCTTGTATGACGCGTGTGTCCTCCACCCGGCCCCTCTCCGAGATCTGCTCGTACGACTGGGGCTGTCCGGTCTCTGCCAGGCGAAGTGGACGCGGCGGATCCTGGACGAATGTTTCCGTGGCATCGCGCGGCGGCGTCCTGACCTGGACCCCGGCCGGCTCGCACGAAGCCGACAACTGTTGGAAACCGCCATTCCCGACGTGAATGTGGAGGGGTATGAGGACCTCATCGAGAGCATCCACGGCCTGCCCGATGTGGACGACCGTCATGTCGTCGCCGCGGCCATCCGGTGTGGTGCCCAGGTCATCGTCACCTCCAACCTCAAGGACTTCCCCTCCCCCGTCCTCGACCGTTACGGCATGGAGGCGCAACATCCCGACGACTTCGTCCGGAATCTCATCGGCTTGGATGAAGCCACGGTCGTCCAGATCATCCGGGCACAAGCCGCGATCTTGAGCGCGCCCCCGAGAACCCCCGCCGACATCCTGGAGCGACTCCACGACAATGGCCTGTCCGTCTCGGTCGCCAGACTCAAGCAACTGCTCGGTGTCTGA
- a CDS encoding enoyl-CoA hydratase/isomerase family protein, with protein MNPDVLLETRGPLALVTLNRPKAHNALDLGMIRALHPALEEWAGRPEVKAVVVRGAGGRAFCAGGDVRAVAGTLDTPVPGEQEPFSRAFFREEYRLNQLIHHYPKPYVALVDGICMGGGLGLSRHGSHRVVTERLLLAMPETGIGLFPDVGGGWFLPRFPGESGTYLGLTGNRCGAADALWLGYATQRVKHDRLDAVVDALAAADWGGGSAHAVVSRVLSDFTSEPGPSPLAAHAGEIDRCFAGNRVEEILEALAAEGTPWAEETRATLGRMSPTSLKVTLRQLRLGRGMSYDEVAAMEYRLSQRFMSQPDFREGIRAVLVDKDQKPQWNPSTLAEVRDEDVEAFFAPLAPGE; from the coding sequence ATGAATCCGGACGTGCTGCTGGAGACGCGCGGGCCGCTGGCCCTGGTGACCCTCAACCGCCCCAAGGCGCACAACGCGCTCGACCTGGGGATGATCCGCGCGCTGCACCCGGCGCTCGAGGAGTGGGCGGGGCGCCCCGAAGTGAAGGCGGTGGTGGTGCGCGGCGCGGGCGGCCGGGCCTTCTGCGCGGGCGGGGACGTGCGGGCCGTGGCCGGCACGCTGGACACGCCCGTGCCCGGGGAGCAGGAGCCGTTCTCGCGCGCCTTCTTCCGCGAGGAGTACCGGCTCAACCAGCTCATCCACCACTACCCCAAGCCCTACGTGGCGCTGGTGGATGGCATCTGCATGGGCGGGGGGCTGGGGCTGAGCCGGCATGGCTCGCACCGCGTCGTCACCGAGCGGCTGCTGCTGGCCATGCCGGAGACGGGCATCGGCTTGTTTCCCGACGTGGGCGGCGGCTGGTTCCTGCCACGCTTTCCGGGCGAGTCGGGCACGTACCTGGGACTGACGGGAAACCGGTGCGGCGCGGCGGACGCGCTGTGGCTCGGGTACGCGACTCAGCGCGTGAAGCATGATCGGCTGGACGCCGTGGTGGACGCGCTCGCGGCGGCGGACTGGGGCGGCGGGTCAGCGCACGCGGTCGTCTCCCGGGTGCTGTCGGACTTCACCTCGGAGCCAGGGCCCTCGCCGCTCGCGGCCCACGCGGGGGAGATCGACCGGTGCTTCGCGGGCAACCGGGTGGAGGAGATCCTCGAGGCGCTCGCGGCCGAGGGCACGCCGTGGGCGGAGGAGACGCGCGCCACGCTCGGGCGCATGTCGCCCACGAGCCTCAAGGTGACGCTGCGCCAGCTGCGGCTCGGCCGGGGCATGTCCTACGACGAGGTGGCGGCGATGGAGTACCGGCTGAGCCAGCGCTTCATGTCCCAGCCGGACTTCCGCGAGGGCATCCGCGCGGTGCTCGTGGACAAGGATCAGAAGCCCCAGTGGAACCCATCCACGCTCGCCGAGGTGCGGGACGAGGACGTAGAGGCGTTCTTCGCGCCGCTCGCGCCGGGGGAGTGA
- a CDS encoding NADH-quinone oxidoreductase subunit L: MTVVLPLLLVLLGVALVLGVGAWRPSWAGPVGALCSAAALGAFLRSRAAGFAGVSLEWIPTWNVRLALALDGLSFLYGTLVLGVGLLVLVYACAYLPHYLEERHRPRRDEVRLYAWVLAFMGAMLLLVMARDALLLVIALDLTTVASYFLIGYDRERTGSRSAALMALVVTGGTSVVLLAGVVSLGLACGTFELSGLAARAPGGPRLFVALGCVAVGALAKSAQVPLHFWLPRAMAAPTPVSAYLHSAAMVAAGVFVLQRFLPVFALAPEVLQGLAGVGLLSMLVGSLFSLCAWRFKRVLAYSTIAQYGYVLVLVGLGGAGAPLYVLAHGLCKAALFLTVGAVTHATGEESLEKVGGLWRSLPGLAGASAVAAAGLAGLPLTLGFFKDELFFRALVERGGAWSAAGVLGAALTLAYTGRLWTGLFLGAPRGARGHASWGLVAPVAVLGAGVLLGGVWLGPLNQLVDAAEGEMLGHPAPLGLAYHLDARAENLLALGAWALGVGVLVTRRRWEAPLEALTRAASGVGVERAYGALLAGADALSDGLRRLEVRDLRDRVASVLVPAGLLGAAALWATRGRGRSSPGGRGWGSRTRRWCSGCSSPRARPWRRCARRATCTW; encoded by the coding sequence ATGACCGTCGTCCTTCCGCTGTTGCTCGTCCTGCTGGGTGTCGCCCTGGTGCTCGGGGTGGGTGCGTGGCGTCCGTCCTGGGCGGGACCGGTGGGCGCGCTCTGCTCGGCGGCGGCCCTGGGCGCCTTCCTCCGGTCCCGCGCGGCGGGCTTCGCCGGGGTGTCGCTCGAGTGGATTCCCACGTGGAACGTGCGCCTGGCGCTCGCGCTGGATGGGCTGTCCTTCCTCTATGGCACGTTGGTGCTGGGCGTGGGCCTGCTCGTCCTCGTCTACGCGTGCGCCTACCTGCCGCACTACCTCGAGGAGCGCCACCGGCCGCGCCGCGACGAGGTGCGCCTGTACGCGTGGGTGCTCGCCTTCATGGGGGCCATGCTGCTCCTGGTCATGGCGCGCGACGCGCTGCTGCTCGTCATCGCGTTGGACCTGACGACGGTGGCCAGCTACTTCCTCATCGGCTACGACCGGGAGCGCACCGGCTCGCGCTCGGCGGCGCTCATGGCGCTCGTCGTCACCGGGGGCACCTCGGTGGTGCTGCTGGCGGGGGTGGTGTCGCTGGGGCTCGCGTGTGGCACCTTCGAGCTGTCCGGGCTCGCCGCCCGCGCTCCCGGAGGCCCCCGCCTCTTCGTGGCGCTGGGCTGCGTGGCGGTGGGAGCCCTGGCCAAGAGCGCCCAGGTGCCCCTCCACTTCTGGCTGCCGCGCGCCATGGCGGCCCCCACGCCGGTGTCCGCCTACCTGCACTCGGCGGCGATGGTGGCCGCGGGCGTCTTCGTCCTCCAGCGCTTCCTGCCCGTCTTCGCCCTCGCGCCCGAGGTGCTCCAGGGGCTCGCCGGGGTGGGGCTTCTGTCCATGCTCGTGGGCAGCCTCTTCTCGCTGTGCGCGTGGCGCTTCAAGCGCGTGCTGGCGTACTCCACCATCGCCCAGTACGGCTACGTGCTCGTGCTGGTGGGGCTGGGCGGTGCGGGCGCTCCGCTCTACGTGCTGGCCCATGGCCTGTGCAAGGCGGCGCTCTTCCTCACCGTGGGCGCCGTCACCCACGCCACCGGCGAGGAGTCGCTCGAGAAGGTCGGGGGTCTGTGGCGCTCGTTGCCGGGGCTCGCGGGCGCGAGCGCCGTGGCGGCCGCGGGGCTCGCCGGGCTGCCGCTCACGCTGGGCTTCTTCAAGGACGAGCTCTTCTTCCGCGCGCTCGTGGAGCGGGGCGGGGCGTGGAGCGCGGCGGGGGTGCTCGGCGCGGCGCTGACGCTCGCGTACACCGGGCGGCTGTGGACGGGCCTCTTCCTGGGAGCGCCGCGCGGGGCGCGGGGACACGCCTCGTGGGGGCTGGTGGCGCCGGTGGCGGTGCTGGGGGCGGGGGTACTGCTGGGGGGCGTGTGGCTCGGGCCGCTCAACCAACTGGTGGACGCGGCGGAGGGGGAGATGCTCGGGCACCCGGCGCCGCTCGGGCTCGCCTACCACCTGGATGCGCGGGCGGAGAACCTGCTCGCGCTGGGCGCGTGGGCGCTGGGGGTGGGGGTGCTCGTCACGCGCCGGCGGTGGGAGGCTCCGCTGGAGGCGCTCACGCGCGCGGCGTCCGGCGTGGGCGTGGAGCGGGCCTATGGCGCGCTGCTGGCGGGCGCGGACGCGCTGTCGGATGGGCTGCGGCGGCTGGAGGTGCGCGACTTGAGGGACCGGGTGGCGTCGGTGCTGGTGCCCGCGGGGCTGCTCGGCGCGGCGGCGCTCTGGGCCACCCGGGGACGGGGCCGCTCTTCTCCTGGGGGCAGGGGGTGGGGCTCGCGGACGCGCCGCTGGTGCTCGGGCTGCTCATCGCCGCGGGCGCGGCCGTGGCGACGCTGCGCGCGGCGAGCCACCTGCACCTGGTGA
- a CDS encoding MFS transporter, whose protein sequence is MDTASPSLRSVLALLRRNADYRRLFLATVVSMLGDWFAFVAISGFVTETTGHLSASAAVYAASVLPASLLSPFAGLLADRMDRQRLMVTVDLVRVLPALGMLAALFWRAPLLAILCVALLAALSAFFDPVAEASVPNVVSPEELPVAQAALGSVWGSMLFVGAALGGLATLAFGRHVSILLNAATFLLSAWLVRGIRRSFQRPPSSAVTSTAADTGTWRQLHEAWTFARSHPISLSLLTTKVGVGLGNGLVGLLPAFAARNFGSGDEGVGLLLSARGLGALIGPFLGQRWVRRDDRRLFLACGVSMITYGLAYLLLPAAPSLLLAAGCVLLAHLGGGAQWTLSTYGLQVSTPDRLRGRIMGLDFGLATLGIGVSSLAASVAAEGVGLTRAAWGLAGASLLYGTLWLWKTRPLWRGRPDVLATSRPQE, encoded by the coding sequence ATGGACACCGCTTCTCCCTCCCTGCGCAGCGTGCTCGCGCTGCTGCGGCGCAATGCCGACTACCGCCGCCTCTTCCTCGCCACCGTCGTGTCGATGCTCGGCGACTGGTTCGCCTTCGTGGCCATCAGCGGCTTCGTCACCGAGACCACCGGCCACCTGAGCGCCTCGGCCGCCGTCTACGCCGCCAGCGTCCTGCCGGCGAGCCTCCTGTCCCCCTTCGCCGGCCTGCTCGCCGACCGCATGGACCGACAGCGCCTCATGGTCACCGTGGACCTGGTGCGCGTCCTTCCCGCGCTCGGCATGCTCGCCGCCCTCTTCTGGCGCGCCCCCCTCCTCGCGATCCTGTGCGTCGCCCTGCTCGCCGCGCTCTCCGCCTTCTTCGACCCCGTCGCCGAGGCCTCCGTCCCCAACGTCGTCTCCCCCGAGGAGCTCCCCGTCGCCCAGGCCGCGCTCGGCAGCGTCTGGGGCAGCATGCTCTTCGTCGGCGCCGCGCTCGGCGGCCTCGCCACGCTCGCCTTCGGCCGCCACGTGAGCATCCTCCTCAACGCCGCCACCTTCCTGCTCTCCGCCTGGCTCGTGCGCGGCATCCGCCGCTCCTTCCAGCGTCCCCCCTCCAGCGCCGTCACCTCGACCGCCGCCGACACCGGCACCTGGCGCCAGCTCCACGAGGCCTGGACGTTCGCCCGCAGCCACCCCATCTCCCTCTCTCTACTCACCACCAAGGTGGGCGTGGGTCTGGGCAATGGACTCGTGGGGCTCTTGCCCGCGTTCGCCGCGCGCAACTTCGGCTCCGGAGACGAGGGTGTGGGGCTGCTCCTGTCCGCGCGCGGCCTGGGCGCGTTGATCGGCCCCTTCCTCGGCCAGCGCTGGGTGCGCCGGGATGATCGCCGCCTGTTCCTCGCGTGCGGCGTCTCGATGATCACCTACGGGCTCGCCTATCTCCTGCTGCCCGCCGCCCCCTCGCTCCTGCTCGCCGCGGGGTGCGTGCTGCTCGCGCACCTGGGCGGCGGCGCGCAGTGGACGCTCTCCACCTATGGCCTCCAGGTGTCCACGCCGGACCGGCTGCGCGGGCGCATCATGGGCCTGGACTTCGGCCTCGCCACCCTGGGCATCGGCGTGTCCTCGCTCGCCGCCAGCGTCGCCGCCGAGGGCGTGGGCCTCACCCGCGCCGCCTGGGGACTCGCCGGAGCGTCCCTGCTCTACGGCACCCTCTGGCTGTGGAAGACCCGCCCGTTGTGGCGCGGACGGCCCGACGTGCTCGCCACCTCCCGCCCCCAGGAGTGA
- a CDS encoding methyl-accepting chemotaxis protein — protein MDTLPRPQPMQETYEDFLLTRGPARLRQLSVIAVAATVVLFSLDVLHAWAGLGGGRPLSVMALARLPWALVPLVMWSVRGLLSREALPPAIFWATALFAIGNEWTFYRIGTAGSLYHGVMVLLNVLTGPSVLPVGRAGRYGYYALLVAGHLLLDALGSSMSFGASLVLDLTLLAGALGVVLLLEALHRGQIRQFYLRRDMRRALAELEESRGRVFQTGRTLAGSAQTLSTTLAEMSNQAALVRTAALRISAASEQMASAAGALFRHSRVSATQAEEAQRYTGEVDVLVSGMETSLSAIGQAVGRSALSVQKLEESADRINGFVETIQEMAAATNMLALNAGIEAARAGEHGRGFAVVAREVGKLAAESGRSSQRIGEVVGGVTRQMSETLHAVGHIRETAGRFTPVLESARTTLRSIRETVLQNQKLMEKSSSEADRQAEQTTHISQGCATLLELVDTYVRMGSDVSATAMQLGMMADELSRLMPEPEQVASPPPPPPREPGGF, from the coding sequence ATGGACACCCTCCCCCGCCCTCAACCGATGCAGGAGACCTACGAGGACTTCCTGCTGACGCGTGGCCCGGCCCGACTGCGGCAGCTGTCGGTCATCGCCGTGGCGGCGACGGTCGTGTTGTTTTCCCTCGATGTGCTGCACGCCTGGGCGGGCCTGGGTGGTGGGCGGCCCTTGTCGGTGATGGCCCTGGCGCGCCTGCCCTGGGCGCTGGTGCCGCTGGTGATGTGGTCGGTGCGCGGGCTGCTCAGCCGCGAGGCGCTGCCGCCCGCCATCTTCTGGGCCACGGCCCTGTTCGCCATCGGCAACGAGTGGACCTTCTACCGCATCGGCACGGCGGGCTCGCTCTACCACGGGGTGATGGTGCTCCTGAACGTGCTCACCGGGCCGTCGGTGCTGCCGGTGGGCCGCGCGGGGCGCTATGGCTACTACGCGCTGCTGGTCGCGGGGCACCTCCTGCTCGACGCGCTGGGCTCGTCGATGTCCTTTGGCGCCTCGCTCGTGTTGGACCTGACGCTCTTGGCGGGCGCGCTCGGCGTGGTGCTGCTGCTCGAGGCGCTGCACCGCGGGCAGATCCGCCAGTTCTACCTGCGCCGCGACATGCGGCGCGCGCTGGCGGAGCTGGAGGAGTCGCGCGGCAGGGTGTTCCAGACGGGGCGCACGCTGGCGGGCTCGGCGCAGACGCTGTCCACGACGCTGGCGGAGATGTCCAACCAGGCGGCGCTGGTGCGCACCGCGGCGCTGCGCATCTCCGCGGCGAGCGAGCAGATGGCGAGCGCGGCCGGGGCGCTCTTCCGCCACTCGCGCGTGAGCGCCACCCAGGCCGAGGAGGCCCAGCGCTACACGGGCGAGGTGGACGTGCTGGTGAGCGGCATGGAGACGAGCCTGTCGGCCATTGGCCAGGCGGTGGGCCGCAGCGCGCTGAGCGTGCAGAAGCTGGAGGAGAGCGCGGACCGCATCAACGGCTTCGTGGAGACCATCCAGGAGATGGCGGCGGCGACGAACATGCTGGCGCTCAACGCGGGCATCGAGGCGGCGCGCGCGGGCGAGCATGGGCGGGGCTTCGCGGTGGTGGCGCGCGAGGTGGGCAAGCTCGCGGCGGAGTCGGGCCGCAGCTCGCAGCGGATTGGGGAGGTGGTGGGGGGCGTCACGCGGCAGATGTCCGAGACGCTGCACGCGGTGGGGCACATCCGCGAGACGGCCGGGCGCTTCACGCCGGTGCTCGAGTCGGCGCGCACCACGCTGCGCTCCATCCGCGAGACGGTGCTGCAGAACCAGAAGTTGATGGAGAAGAGCTCCAGCGAGGCGGATCGTCAGGCGGAGCAGACGACGCACATCTCCCAGGGGTGCGCGACGCTCCTGGAGCTGGTGGACACGTACGTGCGCATGGGCTCGGACGTGTCGGCCACGGCGATGCAACTGGGGATGATGGCGGACGAGCTGAGCCGGCTCATGCCGGAGCCGGAGCAGGTGGCGTCTCCGCCGCCGCCGCCGCCGCGCGAGCCGGGCGGCTTCTGA
- a CDS encoding helix-turn-helix transcriptional regulator yields the protein MRALGARLHAVRVRAALTQAQVARRVGLAPAEYGRIERGERLPSIPALRRLCLELGIDSDELLGLGASSPQLRRLVQAVRRLSASQLRMLHLLAESLQPPSRGQALSTSARASGEAPLARRPGT from the coding sequence GTGAGGGCCCTCGGTGCGCGGTTGCATGCCGTGCGGGTGCGCGCGGCGCTGACCCAGGCGCAGGTGGCGCGCCGGGTGGGGCTGGCGCCCGCGGAGTACGGCCGCATCGAGCGGGGCGAGCGTCTGCCGAGCATCCCCGCGCTGCGGCGGCTGTGTCTGGAGTTGGGAATCGACTCGGACGAGCTGTTGGGGCTGGGGGCGTCCTCGCCGCAGTTGCGCCGGCTGGTGCAGGCCGTGCGCCGGCTGAGCGCCTCGCAGTTGCGGATGCTGCACCTGCTGGCCGAGTCGCTCCAGCCGCCCTCGCGCGGCCAGGCGCTGTCCACCAGCGCACGAGCGTCCGGAGAAGCTCCGCTCGCGAGGCGCCCGGGCACCTAA
- a CDS encoding branched-chain amino acid aminotransferase, which produces MMPIEVQRAAVLKPKPAATDVLGFGKYFTDHMFRMDYAPERGWHQARIVPYGPLGLDPGAAALHYAQSVFDGAKVFRGRDGKLRAFRLMDHCARLAASAERLSMAVVPPELARESIEALVKEEAAWVPSAPGTSLYVRPVVIASEAFLGVRPADKYIFFAILSPVGNYFSNGAEPVRIWVEQRHTRAAPGGLGGAKAAANYAASLQASVEAKKRGYAQVLWLDALEHRYIEEVGTMNLFVRIGEEIVTPPLDGTFLPGITRESALTLLRDWGMKVSERKLSIDELREAHREGALHEVFGTGTAAVISPVGGLGFEEGELKIGQGRVGEVSQRLYDALTGIQYGTQPDRHGWMTVIA; this is translated from the coding sequence ATGATGCCCATCGAGGTCCAGCGAGCCGCCGTCCTGAAGCCCAAGCCCGCCGCCACGGACGTGCTGGGCTTCGGCAAGTACTTCACCGACCACATGTTCCGGATGGACTACGCGCCGGAGCGCGGGTGGCACCAGGCGCGCATCGTGCCGTACGGGCCGCTGGGGTTGGATCCGGGCGCGGCGGCGTTGCACTACGCGCAGTCGGTGTTCGACGGGGCGAAGGTGTTCCGGGGCCGGGATGGGAAGCTGCGGGCGTTCCGGCTGATGGATCACTGCGCGCGTCTGGCGGCGAGCGCCGAGCGGCTGAGCATGGCGGTGGTGCCACCGGAGCTGGCGCGCGAGTCCATCGAGGCGCTGGTGAAGGAGGAGGCGGCGTGGGTGCCGAGCGCGCCGGGCACGTCGCTGTACGTGCGGCCGGTGGTGATCGCCTCGGAGGCGTTCCTCGGGGTGAGGCCGGCGGACAAGTACATCTTCTTCGCCATCCTCAGCCCGGTGGGCAACTACTTCAGCAACGGGGCGGAGCCGGTGCGCATCTGGGTGGAGCAGCGGCACACGCGCGCGGCGCCCGGGGGCCTGGGCGGGGCGAAGGCGGCGGCCAACTACGCGGCGAGCCTCCAGGCGTCGGTGGAGGCCAAGAAGCGCGGCTATGCGCAGGTGCTGTGGCTGGACGCGCTGGAGCACCGCTACATCGAGGAGGTGGGAACGATGAACCTCTTCGTGCGCATCGGGGAGGAGATTGTCACCCCGCCCCTGGATGGGACGTTCCTGCCGGGCATCACGCGGGAGAGCGCGCTGACGCTCCTGCGCGACTGGGGCATGAAGGTGAGCGAGCGCAAGCTGTCCATCGACGAGCTGCGCGAGGCGCACCGCGAGGGGGCGTTGCACGAGGTGTTCGGCACGGGGACGGCGGCGGTGATCTCTCCGGTGGGCGGACTGGGCTTCGAGGAGGGCGAGCTGAAGATCGGCCAGGGCCGGGTGGGCGAGGTGTCCCAGCGGCTGTACGACGCGCTCACCGGAATCCAGTACGGCACGCAGCCGGACCGGCACGGGTGGATGACGGTCATCGCGTAG
- a CDS encoding PLP-dependent aminotransferase family protein, which translates to MPRLEGRRGPLYRVIADALAEDRDAGRLLPGTRLPTHRELAERLGVTVGTVTRAYGEAEKRGLVRGEVGRGTYVRDKAAPTHMPTPPEAREADEGSVVELSINAPATPEGDPASQALRASLEELGRSPRLAELLAYQPAAGALKHREAGAAWAGRFGLSARPEQVVVCAGGQHAMEVALAALTQPGDVLATEALTYPGIKVLARRFQLRIQGLALDADGLLPDALEAACRAGPVRLLYLQPTCHNPTGAVMSEARRREVAEVARRHGVLVLEDDSYGLLPSVRPPPLACFLPESSYFIAGVSKLLTPGLRIGYLVGPARARCERLAEEVGLASLMTTPLMAEVLSRWVEEGTADALVVAQRREAGERQALARAVLGAGVRCQESVPLYHLWLGLPEGRRSEAFTAQARRHGVSVTSADLFGVGPGLVPAAVRVCIGTPRTRAQLERGLRRLREVLDAGTEPLAVV; encoded by the coding sequence ATGCCGAGGCTCGAGGGGCGTCGGGGGCCGCTGTACCGGGTGATCGCGGACGCGCTGGCCGAGGATCGCGACGCCGGGCGGCTCCTGCCGGGCACGCGCCTGCCCACGCACCGGGAGCTGGCCGAGCGGCTGGGCGTCACCGTGGGCACGGTGACGCGCGCCTATGGCGAGGCGGAGAAGCGGGGCCTGGTGCGGGGCGAGGTGGGCCGGGGCACCTACGTGCGGGACAAGGCCGCGCCCACGCACATGCCCACGCCGCCCGAGGCGCGCGAAGCGGACGAGGGCTCGGTGGTGGAGCTGAGCATCAACGCGCCCGCGACGCCCGAGGGAGACCCGGCGAGCCAGGCATTGCGCGCGTCGCTGGAGGAGCTGGGTCGCTCGCCCCGGCTGGCGGAGCTGCTCGCCTACCAGCCGGCGGCGGGGGCGCTCAAGCACCGCGAGGCGGGCGCGGCGTGGGCGGGGCGCTTCGGCCTGTCGGCCCGGCCCGAGCAGGTGGTGGTGTGCGCGGGAGGCCAGCACGCCATGGAGGTGGCGCTGGCGGCGCTCACCCAGCCCGGCGACGTGCTCGCCACCGAGGCGCTCACCTACCCGGGCATCAAGGTGCTCGCGCGGCGCTTCCAACTGAGGATTCAGGGGCTGGCGCTGGACGCGGACGGACTCCTGCCGGACGCGCTGGAGGCGGCGTGCCGCGCGGGCCCGGTGCGCCTGCTCTACCTCCAGCCCACGTGCCACAACCCCACGGGCGCGGTGATGTCCGAGGCGCGGCGGCGCGAGGTGGCCGAGGTGGCGCGCCGCCATGGGGTGCTGGTGCTGGAGGACGACTCGTATGGGCTCCTGCCCTCGGTGCGCCCGCCGCCGCTCGCGTGCTTCCTGCCCGAGTCGAGCTACTTCATCGCCGGGGTGAGCAAGCTGCTCACGCCGGGGCTGCGCATCGGCTACCTGGTGGGGCCGGCACGGGCGCGCTGCGAGCGGCTTGCCGAGGAGGTGGGCCTGGCCTCGCTGATGACGACGCCGCTCATGGCCGAGGTGCTCTCGCGCTGGGTGGAGGAGGGCACGGCGGACGCGCTCGTGGTGGCCCAGCGGCGCGAGGCGGGCGAGCGTCAGGCGCTGGCGCGCGCGGTGCTCGGGGCGGGGGTGCGCTGCCAGGAGTCGGTGCCGCTCTACCACCTGTGGCTCGGGCTGCCCGAGGGGCGGCGCAGCGAGGCGTTCACCGCGCAGGCGCGGCGGCACGGGGTGTCGGTGACGAGCGCGGACCTGTTCGGCGTGGGGCCGGGGCTGGTGCCCGCGGCGGTGCGCGTGTGCATCGGCACTCCGCGCACGCGCGCGCAACTGGAGCGGGGCCTGCGGCGCCTGCGCGAGGTGCTGGACGCCGGGACCGAGCCGCTCGCGGTGGTGTGA
- a CDS encoding helix-turn-helix domain-containing protein: MGTALDLMDVVPPSEAEAQEAAQAVRLLSPLLKASKRGASHVTLRPEDPRVKEAVSVPRGALVLLVRVLEQMARGNAVTLVPIHAELTTQEAANLLNVSRPYLIGLLDQGKIPFHKTGTHRRIRFEDLLAFKREEERRQEQVLKELAAEAQDLDLGY; the protein is encoded by the coding sequence ATGGGAACCGCGCTGGATTTGATGGATGTGGTGCCTCCCAGTGAGGCCGAGGCCCAGGAGGCCGCACAAGCGGTCCGGCTCCTCTCCCCCTTGCTCAAGGCGTCCAAGCGAGGCGCTTCCCACGTGACGCTACGGCCCGAGGATCCCCGGGTGAAGGAAGCCGTGTCCGTTCCTCGGGGGGCTCTCGTGTTGCTCGTCCGGGTGCTGGAGCAGATGGCGCGGGGGAACGCGGTGACCCTCGTTCCCATCCATGCGGAACTCACGACCCAGGAAGCCGCCAATCTGCTCAACGTGTCGCGGCCCTACCTCATCGGCCTGCTCGACCAGGGGAAGATCCCCTTCCACAAGACGGGCACCCACCGCCGCATCCGCTTCGAGGACCTGCTCGCCTTCAAACGCGAGGAAGAGCGGCGTCAGGAGCAGGTCCTGAAGGAATTGGCCGCCGAGGCCCAGGACCTCGATCTCGGCTACTGA
- the mbhE gene encoding hydrogen gas-evolving membrane-bound hydrogenase subunit E — protein MGLADAPLVLGLLIAAGAAVATLRAASHLHLVMLLSCVGFSLAAVFAFAAAPDVAFTAVLVETTFTLLFLALLSRLPRHSQEHAQVEASRTRWRDWVFAGVAGVSATATSWNALTHLREERVVGAHVAWTEAAHARDVVSAIITDFRGLDTVGETSVMVVVLLGIIHLLTGERAE, from the coding sequence GTGGGGCTCGCGGACGCGCCGCTGGTGCTCGGGCTGCTCATCGCCGCGGGCGCGGCCGTGGCGACGCTGCGCGCGGCGAGCCACCTGCACCTGGTGATGTTGCTGTCGTGCGTGGGCTTCAGCCTCGCGGCGGTGTTCGCCTTCGCGGCGGCGCCGGACGTGGCCTTCACCGCGGTGCTGGTGGAGACGACCTTCACGCTGCTCTTCCTCGCGCTGCTCTCGCGGCTGCCGCGCCACAGCCAGGAGCACGCGCAGGTGGAGGCCTCGCGCACGCGCTGGCGTGACTGGGTGTTCGCGGGGGTGGCGGGGGTGAGCGCCACGGCGACGTCGTGGAACGCGCTGACGCACCTGCGCGAGGAGCGCGTGGTGGGCGCGCACGTGGCGTGGACGGAGGCGGCGCATGCCCGGGACGTGGTGTCGGCCATCATCACCGACTTCCGGGGGCTGGACACGGTGGGTGAGACGTCGGTGATGGTGGTGGTGCTCTTGGGCATCATCCACCTGCTCACCGGGGAGCGCGCGGAATGA